CATCGTAGAAATACAGATACTCGCGACCGAACAATGCCCGGAGGTGTTCGGACAGGGCCGGTGAGGTCAACGGGCCGCTGGCAATGACCGTCGGCCCGGACGGAATGGCCTGCACTTCTTCCCGCCTCACTTCAACCAGCGGATGGGCTGCCAACGCGTCGGTGATGTACTGGGCAAAGACGTGGCGGTCGACCGCCAGGGCCTGCCCGGCCGGAACCCGTGCCGCGTCGGCCGCAGCCATCACTAATGACCCCAGACCGCGCATTTCTTCTTTCAGCAGACCGACCGCCGCCACCAGGGCAGCACTGCGAAAGGAATTGGAACAGACCAGTTCGGCCAGTTTGTCCGTATGGTGGGCGTCGGTGGGACGAACCGGACGCATTTCGTACAGACGGACAGTGACGCCCTGGTGGGCGAGTTGCCAGGCCGCCTCACTGCCGGCCAACCCCCCGCCAATGACCGTGACCGAAAGAGGAAACGTGTCCAGCATCTCATGTTTATTGGAGGACACGTTTCCTCTTTTCTGCATATCGCTCGTCAGACTCCCCGGTCACGCGACCTGGGATAAAGTATCGGGCGTCGGGGCCCTGGTTGCGCGCGGGCGTTTCGTCCGCGTGCGCTCCCGCACTTCCCAGCCGCCATTCCGGTAGTGTGCGCTCCAGCCGGTAGCCTTGCCGTTCACCTCGGATGCCACGTACTGTTCGCGACTCTTACGCGAAAATCTGATCACGGCTGGGTTCCCCTGCGGGTCTGCCTCGGGCGCACTTAACAGAAAGTGAAACTTGGAGTCTAACTCGTCGGCGTGGGGCTTCAACTCGGCAACCAGGGGAGCCCGCGTCTCGCGGTTCCGGGGAAACTGGCTGGCAGCCAGGAAGATGCCGGCCGCGCCATCGCGCAGCACATAGTAATCGTCCACGGTCCGACACTTGAGTTCGGGCATGGGTACAGGGTCGGCCCGCGACGGAGCGGGCTGACCGTTGCGCAGCAGCTTGCGCGTGTTGCCACACGTGCTATTGGCGCACCGGAAGTACTTGCCGAACCGACCGCTTTGCAGTCGCATTTCAGCGTCGCATTTCTCACACTCCAAGACCGGCCCGTCATAACCTTTGAGACGAAACTCGCCGGACTCTATCTGGTTCCCATCGCAGTCCGGACCGTTACCGCACAGATGCAGCTTGCGCGTTTCGTCGATCAGATAGGAATCCATGGCAGAGTCACAGGAGGGGCAGCGCCGCTTGGCCCGCAGTCGCCGGCTTTCGCCCTCGTCGTCCACATCGGTGTCAACCGCTTCCTCTCCGGGTACGAGATTCATGGTGCGCGTACAACGCTCAGCCGGAGGCAGCGCGTATCCCGAACACCCCAGAAA
This sequence is a window from Gemmatimonadota bacterium. Protein-coding genes within it:
- the trmFO gene encoding methylenetetrahydrofolate--tRNA-(uracil(54)-C(5))-methyltransferase (FADH(2)-oxidizing) TrmFO, with product MLDTFPLSVTVIGGGLAGSEAAWQLAHQGVTVRLYEMRPVRPTDAHHTDKLAELVCSNSFRSAALVAAVGLLKEEMRGLGSLVMAAADAARVPAGQALAVDRHVFAQYITDALAAHPLVEVRREEVQAIPSGPTVIASGPLTSPALSEHLRALFGREYLYFYDAISPVVTADSIDTRVAFRASRYDHGGDDYLNCPLSQAEYYQLVDDILAAEKVPEKAFEQCRYFEGCLPIEEMARRGKDTLAYGPMKPVGLTDPRGGTRPHAVVQLRQDDRAGTLCGLVGFQTKMS